In one Bordetella pertussis 18323 genomic region, the following are encoded:
- a CDS encoding IS481-like element IS481 family transposase, protein MNTHKHARLTFLRRLEMVQQLIAHQVCVSEAARAYGVTAPTVRKWLGRFLAQGQAGLADASSRPTVSPRAIAPAKALAIVELRRKRLTQARIAQALGVSASTVSRVLARAGLSHLADLEPAEPVVRYEHQAPGDLLHIDIKKLGRIQRPGHRVTGNRRDTVEGAGWDFVFVAIDDHARVAFTDIHPDERFPSAVQFLKDAVAYYQRLGVTIQRLLTDNGSAFRSRAFAALCHELGIKHRFTRPYRPQTNGKAERFIQSALREWAYAHTYQNSQHRADAMKSWLHHYNWHRPHQGIGRAVPISRLNLDEYNLLTVHR, encoded by the coding sequence ATGAACACCCATAAGCATGCCCGATTGACCTTCCTACGTCGACTCGAAATGGTCCAGCAATTGATCGCCCATCAAGTTTGTGTGTCTGAAGCGGCCCGCGCCTATGGGGTCACCGCGCCGACTGTGCGCAAATGGCTGGGCCGCTTCCTGGCTCAGGGCCAGGCGGGCTTGGCCGATGCGTCCTCGCGCCCGACGGTCTCGCCCCGAGCGATTGCGCCGGCCAAGGCGCTGGCTATCGTGGAGCTGCGCCGCAAGCGGCTGACCCAAGCGCGCATCGCCCAGGCGCTGGGCGTGTCAGCCAGCACCGTCAGCCGCGTCCTGGCCCGCGCCGGTCTGTCGCACCTGGCCGACCTGGAGCCGGCCGAGCCGGTGGTGCGCTACGAGCATCAGGCCCCCGGCGATCTGCTGCACATCGACATCAAGAAGCTGGGACGTATCCAGCGCCCTGGCCACCGGGTCACGGGCAACCGACGCGATACCGTTGAGGGGGCCGGCTGGGACTTCGTCTTCGTGGCCATCGATGACCACGCCCGCGTGGCCTTCACCGACATCCACCCCGACGAGCGCTTCCCCAGCGCCGTCCAGTTCCTCAAGGACGCAGTGGCCTACTACCAGCGCCTGGGCGTGACCATCCAGCGCTTGCTCACCGACAATGGCTCGGCCTTTCGCAGCCGCGCCTTCGCCGCGCTGTGCCATGAGCTGGGCATCAAGCACCGCTTTACCCGACCTTACCGCCCACAGACCAATGGCAAGGCCGAACGCTTCATCCAGTCGGCCTTGCGTGAGTGGGCTTACGCTCACACCTACCAGAACTCCCAACACCGAGCCGATGCCATGAAATCCTGGCTACACCACTACAACTGGCATCGACCCCACCAAGGCATCGGGCGCGCTGTACCCATCTCCAGACTCAACCTGGACGAATACAACCTATTGACAGTTCACAGGTAG
- a CDS encoding Bug family tripartite tricarboxylate transporter substrate binding protein, whose translation MKRIFAAVAFMISAFVHAASPYPEKSITIVNPFGAGTASDTVIRALGNRLGSALNVPVVVENRPGANGIVGTLRGVRAPNDGYTIFVTTGTTVSQNSWLFKDINYDPMTDFVGIAVLGGFPLSIVVPPQSPYRDFKELMQAIHTSTQGITYATAYGMQTVCGELLGKAAKGKVLGIPYKSTPPAVLDVTAGRVAFACGETATTLSALQGRTLRALAVINPGGSKYIPGVPSVQESLPDFPIMQSWIGLAAPRGIDSKKVELLSREIYKIASDPAFADSLSGLGYASTPMDAAATAQFMKSDFSRWRDLIKHVGIQPQ comes from the coding sequence ATGAAAAGAATTTTCGCTGCAGTCGCCTTCATGATCAGCGCATTTGTCCATGCGGCCAGCCCATATCCAGAAAAATCGATAACCATCGTTAATCCGTTCGGCGCGGGCACGGCCTCGGATACTGTTATTCGCGCCTTGGGAAATCGTCTGGGCTCGGCGCTGAACGTGCCCGTTGTCGTCGAAAACCGTCCGGGTGCAAATGGGATTGTCGGCACGTTGCGGGGTGTGCGGGCGCCGAATGACGGCTATACGATATTCGTCACCACCGGGACCACCGTGTCGCAGAATTCCTGGCTGTTCAAGGACATTAATTATGATCCGATGACCGACTTTGTTGGCATCGCAGTGCTGGGTGGATTTCCTCTGTCTATTGTGGTGCCGCCACAAAGCCCATATCGCGATTTCAAGGAATTAATGCAGGCGATCCACACGAGCACGCAAGGTATCACCTATGCGACGGCTTACGGCATGCAGACCGTGTGCGGGGAACTGCTTGGCAAGGCTGCGAAGGGCAAGGTGCTCGGCATTCCCTATAAATCGACGCCGCCAGCCGTGCTGGACGTGACGGCAGGGCGGGTTGCCTTCGCATGCGGCGAGACGGCAACCACGTTGAGCGCCTTGCAAGGCCGGACACTGCGGGCGCTCGCGGTCATCAATCCTGGCGGATCGAAATACATACCCGGCGTGCCGTCGGTCCAGGAGAGCCTCCCCGATTTTCCGATCATGCAATCCTGGATCGGTCTCGCAGCGCCTCGCGGGATAGATTCGAAGAAGGTGGAACTGCTGTCCAGGGAGATATACAAGATTGCGTCGGATCCTGCGTTTGCAGACTCCCTCTCGGGGCTGGGCTACGCGTCGACGCCGATGGATGCGGCTGCCACTGCCCAGTTCATGAAGAGCGATTTTTCGAGATGGAGAGACCTGATCAAACATGTCGGAATCCAGCCTCAATAA
- a CDS encoding enoyl-CoA hydratase, with product MHHMTPVLVTSLSDGIFTIRLNRPNERNALNDALCAALVQACEQAAHDPGARVVVLCAAGPAFCAGGDVKSMAAPAAAVQNKGAQRFREMKHFMTAAKLLNEMPKPTVALVHGAAAGAGLSLALACDFRIGTPNAKLTTAFAKVGLSGDYGGTYFLQRIVGPAKARELYLLSPVLSGREALQLGLVTRVYPEAEFEAELAAFVRALASGPTTTYGFIKDNLNENLICPFDDALDGEIHRHLRCKDTADYREAICAFAEKRAPVFRGH from the coding sequence ATGCATCACATGACCCCTGTACTCGTCACCAGCCTGTCCGATGGCATCTTCACCATCAGGCTGAACCGTCCGAATGAGAGAAACGCGTTGAATGACGCCTTGTGCGCGGCATTGGTGCAAGCGTGCGAGCAGGCGGCGCACGACCCGGGCGCGCGCGTGGTGGTGTTGTGCGCTGCAGGTCCGGCCTTTTGCGCGGGCGGAGACGTCAAATCCATGGCCGCGCCCGCCGCGGCGGTGCAAAACAAGGGGGCGCAACGATTCCGCGAAATGAAGCATTTCATGACTGCGGCGAAGCTGCTGAACGAAATGCCGAAGCCGACCGTGGCGCTTGTCCACGGCGCGGCGGCCGGCGCCGGGCTGAGCCTGGCGCTGGCCTGCGATTTCCGCATCGGTACGCCGAACGCCAAGCTGACCACGGCTTTCGCGAAAGTCGGCTTGTCCGGGGACTATGGCGGGACATACTTCCTGCAGCGCATTGTCGGTCCGGCGAAGGCCCGTGAACTGTATTTATTGAGTCCGGTGCTGTCCGGACGCGAAGCGCTGCAGCTGGGGCTGGTGACCAGGGTTTATCCGGAAGCGGAGTTCGAGGCGGAATTGGCGGCCTTCGTGCGTGCCCTGGCCAGTGGCCCGACGACGACGTATGGATTCATCAAGGACAACCTGAACGAGAACCTGATCTGCCCCTTCGATGACGCCCTGGACGGCGAAATCCATCGTCACTTGCGTTGCAAGGACACCGCCGATTACCGGGAGGCGATCTGCGCCTTCGCGGAGAAAAGGGCGCCGGTGTTTCGCGGACATTAG
- a CDS encoding CaiB/BaiF CoA transferase family protein: MAVTGLLEGIRVLDMTVALAGPYASMLLGGLGAEVIRVEAPGGSDLGRSNPPFVGPGGVNFGQQGSDDVSLTLLNRARNKKSITLNVKDPEGRALFARLLRESDVFIENLSEGASERLGVDYARVREINDRIIYASIKAFGEPSKYQNLKGMDILVQALSGLMAVTGEASGPPMRCGVPVADLLAPLYMVNGILAALIYRGRTGKGQKIQVSMLDCLSSWVAEEHFDVLAQAGFRMRTGNNHERLVPFGTYECVDGHIAIAAVHPDWFASLLDAMGRADLQRDPRFADRGTRMRHAADLAALVSEWTRDKTVAFVEQALVQERGVPAARVRTPLEMLDDPDLHRSGAITDLQTPDGGTVRGMGLPIGFSECHAQFDVPAQALGQTSASVYADILGLSDAEIRRLEEKGVI; this comes from the coding sequence ATGGCAGTAACAGGCCTTCTGGAGGGCATTCGCGTCCTCGACATGACCGTGGCGCTGGCCGGGCCCTACGCGTCGATGCTGCTGGGCGGCCTGGGCGCCGAGGTCATCCGCGTCGAGGCGCCGGGCGGCAGCGACCTGGGCCGCAGCAATCCGCCGTTCGTGGGGCCGGGCGGGGTCAACTTCGGCCAGCAGGGCAGCGACGATGTGTCGCTGACATTGCTGAACCGCGCCCGCAACAAGAAGAGCATCACGCTCAACGTCAAGGATCCGGAGGGGCGGGCGCTGTTCGCCAGGCTGCTGCGCGAAAGCGATGTCTTCATCGAGAACCTGAGCGAAGGGGCCTCGGAGCGCCTGGGCGTGGACTATGCCCGTGTGCGGGAAATCAACGATCGCATCATCTATGCGTCGATCAAGGCCTTTGGCGAGCCCAGCAAGTACCAGAACCTCAAAGGCATGGACATCCTGGTGCAGGCGCTGTCGGGCCTGATGGCGGTGACCGGCGAGGCGTCGGGTCCGCCGATGCGCTGCGGGGTGCCGGTGGCGGACCTGCTGGCGCCGCTGTACATGGTCAACGGCATCCTGGCGGCGCTGATCTACCGGGGCAGGACGGGCAAGGGGCAGAAGATCCAGGTGTCCATGCTCGATTGCCTGTCGTCCTGGGTGGCCGAGGAGCATTTCGATGTGCTGGCCCAGGCGGGTTTCCGCATGCGCACCGGCAACAACCACGAGCGCCTGGTGCCGTTCGGGACCTACGAATGCGTGGACGGCCACATCGCCATCGCGGCGGTGCACCCGGACTGGTTCGCCAGCCTGCTCGATGCCATGGGCCGGGCCGACCTGCAGCGCGACCCGCGCTTTGCCGACCGCGGCACGCGGATGCGCCATGCCGCCGACCTCGCTGCGCTGGTGTCCGAGTGGACCCGGGACAAGACGGTTGCCTTTGTCGAGCAGGCCCTGGTGCAGGAGCGCGGCGTGCCGGCGGCGCGGGTGCGCACGCCGCTGGAGATGCTGGACGATCCGGACCTGCACCGCAGCGGCGCCATCACCGATTTGCAGACCCCCGATGGCGGCACGGTGCGCGGCATGGGGCTGCCCATCGGTTTCTCGGAATGCCACGCGCAATTCGATGTACCGGCCCAGGCGCTCGGCCAGACCAGTGCATCGGTGTACGCGGACATATTGGGCCTTTCCGACGCCGAGATCCGGCGGCTGGAAGAAAAAGGCGTGATCTGA
- a CDS encoding HpcH/HpaI aldolase/citrate lyase family protein codes for MNTRIKPVRSFLFVPGNKESMLDKAAQAGADALILDLEDSVPSPEKTAARALVAKKIPELIAQNQRIWVPINRTAHIYDLDDILAVAPAGIEGIYISKPGGPEDVYMASCMIAEAEARANLPLGSIGLIPLLETARSMQLCYEIAQMPRVAGIVGATARNADMGRALKFVWTAEGRETEYLKSRVVMAARAAGKQAIGGLWQQIKDLDGLAKSSAFDRQLGMSGELVLHPMQVETINRTYTPTAEDVAYYQGMIEALDAAQAQGRASVMYEGEHIDIAHVKTAHEVIALAQSFGN; via the coding sequence GTGAATACGCGAATAAAACCGGTGCGGTCGTTCCTGTTCGTGCCAGGCAACAAGGAATCCATGCTCGACAAGGCTGCCCAGGCGGGCGCCGATGCGCTGATACTCGATCTGGAAGACAGCGTGCCGAGTCCGGAAAAAACGGCGGCGCGTGCGCTGGTCGCCAAGAAGATTCCCGAGCTCATTGCGCAGAATCAGCGAATCTGGGTGCCCATCAACCGTACTGCACATATCTATGATCTCGACGACATCCTGGCGGTGGCGCCAGCCGGCATCGAGGGCATATATATCTCCAAGCCGGGAGGGCCGGAAGACGTATACATGGCCTCATGCATGATCGCCGAGGCGGAGGCGCGCGCCAACCTGCCGCTGGGATCGATCGGGCTCATTCCCCTGCTGGAAACCGCGCGGTCCATGCAGCTTTGCTACGAAATCGCGCAGATGCCTCGTGTGGCCGGCATCGTCGGCGCCACCGCCAGGAATGCCGACATGGGGCGCGCGCTGAAATTCGTCTGGACTGCCGAAGGCCGCGAGACCGAATACTTGAAATCCCGTGTGGTCATGGCCGCGCGTGCGGCCGGCAAGCAGGCGATAGGCGGGCTCTGGCAGCAGATCAAGGACCTCGACGGACTGGCGAAGTCCTCCGCGTTCGACCGGCAGCTTGGCATGTCGGGGGAGCTGGTCCTGCACCCGATGCAGGTCGAAACGATCAATCGCACCTATACGCCGACGGCCGAGGACGTCGCGTACTACCAGGGGATGATCGAGGCGCTCGACGCGGCCCAGGCCCAAGGGCGGGCATCGGTCATGTACGAGGGTGAACACATCGACATCGCCCACGTCAAGACCGCGCACGAAGTCATTGCGCTTGCGCAATCGTTCGGCAACTGA
- a CDS encoding Bug family tripartite tricarboxylate transporter substrate binding protein, whose protein sequence is MSGHFGARGKRGSVGSRLAAASLFACATGLVAANVSAADRNAAPITIVVPFASATATDVAARYIGQKITESTGRAVVVDNRPGANGIIGIQTAKSLPSSANVILMTSNTTQAANPSLFKDLPYDPVADFKPITTITIGGVLLVVNPASGIKNVSELVEAAKKNPGKLTFGSGNSTSQAGGEMLKQAAGIDILYVPYKSSPAAMADLMGGQIDMAFSDPISVKPLIAAGRLRAIGVTAKKRIPGFDDVPTLQEEGLKDYDLSGWIAAYTPSTASDEQVQSYSKLIVDILKLKESEAFFGERGWRVVADSPSALASFQQAETARWKTLVETSGMKIN, encoded by the coding sequence ATGTCGGGACATTTTGGAGCAAGGGGCAAGCGCGGATCGGTTGGGTCCAGGCTTGCGGCGGCCTCGCTTTTTGCATGCGCGACGGGGCTGGTCGCCGCCAATGTGAGCGCGGCGGACCGGAATGCCGCGCCCATCACGATCGTCGTGCCGTTCGCCTCCGCCACGGCGACAGACGTCGCGGCGAGATACATAGGCCAGAAGATAACCGAGTCCACCGGCAGGGCCGTGGTCGTCGATAACCGGCCTGGCGCCAACGGAATCATCGGCATCCAGACGGCCAAGTCCCTGCCGAGCAGTGCGAACGTCATCTTGATGACCAGCAACACGACCCAGGCGGCGAATCCCAGCCTGTTCAAGGACCTGCCATACGATCCCGTCGCGGACTTCAAGCCGATCACCACGATAACGATTGGCGGCGTCCTGCTGGTTGTGAATCCGGCATCCGGCATCAAGAACGTCTCTGAATTGGTCGAAGCCGCGAAGAAGAATCCCGGCAAGCTGACATTCGGAAGCGGGAATTCCACGTCGCAGGCGGGTGGCGAGATGCTGAAGCAGGCGGCCGGCATCGACATCCTGTATGTCCCGTACAAATCCAGCCCTGCGGCGATGGCCGACCTGATGGGCGGGCAGATCGACATGGCGTTCTCGGATCCGATCTCCGTGAAACCCTTGATTGCCGCGGGAAGGCTGAGGGCTATCGGAGTGACCGCGAAAAAAAGGATTCCGGGGTTCGACGACGTGCCAACCTTGCAGGAGGAAGGCCTCAAGGATTACGACCTGTCCGGATGGATTGCCGCCTACACCCCAAGCACCGCATCCGACGAGCAAGTGCAAAGCTATAGCAAGCTGATCGTCGACATCCTGAAGCTGAAGGAAAGCGAGGCGTTCTTCGGGGAGCGGGGGTGGCGAGTGGTGGCGGACAGCCCGTCTGCGCTTGCGTCGTTCCAGCAAGCCGAAACCGCTCGCTGGAAAACACTGGTCGAGACTTCGGGAATGAAGATCAACTGA
- a CDS encoding dipeptidase: MHKKIVVPSATDMATRFTQDSFVFDCLSMYYVIDDPWAENCLAAGVNATNVTFGTEQPWDIVLRDFDSGLEKIERSPYLALATNRQEIDAANKQGKLAVIIGTQGSAMVDLEFHRLRTMHRLGMRYFGLAYTGPTMFADGCGESRNAGLSFAGIELIDACNDLGLILDLSHVGHRSREEAVARSRFPVYTHSNSYALNPNDRNTTDETARAIRAKGGIMGICGLPKTVHPENATLNEPLDHADHWVKTIDAAHVGFGLDFVEAYKSDRSTMPAASRLWRTRRPDIFGTVEEFHLQDYPLGIASIKQLPNLTQGLFDRGYAEKEVAGIIGGNWLRHFTEVYG, from the coding sequence GTGCACAAGAAAATCGTGGTTCCGAGCGCGACAGACATGGCAACACGTTTCACGCAAGACAGTTTCGTGTTCGACTGCCTGTCCATGTACTACGTTATCGACGACCCCTGGGCCGAGAACTGCCTGGCGGCCGGGGTCAATGCCACGAATGTCACGTTCGGCACTGAACAGCCGTGGGATATCGTGTTGCGCGATTTCGATTCCGGCCTGGAAAAAATCGAGCGCAGCCCTTATCTGGCATTGGCCACCAACCGGCAGGAAATCGACGCCGCGAATAAGCAGGGCAAGCTCGCAGTCATTATCGGAACGCAGGGTTCCGCGATGGTCGACCTCGAATTCCATCGCCTGCGCACCATGCACCGGTTGGGCATGCGCTATTTCGGACTGGCATATACGGGACCCACCATGTTCGCCGACGGATGCGGCGAGAGCCGGAACGCGGGTTTGAGCTTCGCCGGAATCGAGCTGATCGACGCCTGCAACGATCTCGGCTTGATACTGGATCTGTCCCACGTCGGACACCGTTCACGGGAAGAAGCGGTGGCGAGGTCGCGCTTTCCGGTGTACACCCACTCCAATTCCTATGCCCTCAATCCCAACGACCGCAACACGACGGACGAGACGGCGCGCGCCATACGCGCCAAGGGCGGAATCATGGGTATCTGCGGGTTGCCCAAGACAGTACACCCGGAAAATGCGACGTTGAACGAACCGCTCGATCATGCCGACCACTGGGTGAAAACCATCGATGCCGCCCACGTTGGATTCGGGCTCGATTTCGTCGAAGCCTATAAAAGCGATAGATCGACCATGCCCGCTGCCAGCCGCCTGTGGCGCACCCGGCGTCCCGACATATTCGGCACCGTCGAGGAATTCCATCTTCAGGATTATCCGCTCGGCATCGCCAGCATCAAACAACTGCCGAACCTGACGCAAGGCCTGTTCGATCGGGGTTATGCCGAGAAAGAGGTGGCCGGCATCATCGGCGGTAACTGGCTGCGCCACTTTACGGAGGTCTACGGATAG
- a CDS encoding LysR family transcriptional regulator, with translation MTAPKIIDMQALRIFLAAAKDQNMSIAASKLGLTQSAVSQAIGQLEEQFGIKLLDRNRRPLTLTSAGYVLYERGEQLVSAALNLKGAVLEAGHGVRPAIRLGLVDSVATTCGTSIIKQLMPRVAQLKLQTGLSFDVGAALIDRRVDLAITSEPMHRENGLVRYRVLTEQFVVIFPPGLEVADRENTNLALLSAQLPMIRYRSQSHLGRQAETVLRRADLEIPQFLEVDTADTLTSMVAGGLGWALTTPLCLLQAQEHAKRVGIGFLQSSGDSRSIYLLARGGEFDSLIKDTFDITVSVLKEECLARLAYIHPSLDRHAMMGEWPGIAGHSKTTGARRQPDISSEGIE, from the coding sequence ATGACAGCGCCGAAGATCATCGACATGCAGGCTCTGAGAATATTCCTCGCCGCTGCAAAGGACCAAAACATGTCCATCGCGGCATCGAAACTCGGCCTGACGCAATCGGCCGTGTCGCAAGCGATCGGACAACTCGAGGAACAATTCGGCATCAAGCTGCTTGATCGCAACCGCCGGCCGCTGACGCTCACCAGCGCCGGCTATGTATTGTATGAACGCGGCGAGCAGCTGGTTTCGGCCGCATTGAATCTGAAGGGCGCGGTGCTTGAGGCGGGGCATGGCGTCAGGCCCGCCATCCGTTTGGGTCTTGTGGACTCCGTCGCCACCACCTGTGGCACGTCCATTATCAAGCAGTTAATGCCGAGAGTAGCCCAGCTGAAACTGCAGACGGGCTTGTCTTTCGACGTAGGCGCCGCGCTGATCGATCGCCGGGTCGACCTGGCCATCACCAGCGAGCCCATGCATCGTGAAAATGGCCTGGTTCGCTATCGGGTATTGACCGAACAGTTCGTGGTGATATTCCCGCCTGGCCTGGAGGTCGCGGACCGCGAGAACACGAACCTGGCGCTGCTCAGCGCACAGCTTCCCATGATCCGGTATCGCAGCCAGTCCCACCTGGGCCGACAGGCCGAAACCGTGCTGCGGCGCGCGGATCTGGAGATTCCACAGTTTCTCGAGGTGGACACCGCCGACACGCTGACCTCGATGGTTGCCGGCGGACTGGGGTGGGCGCTGACCACACCACTGTGCCTGCTGCAGGCGCAAGAGCACGCCAAACGGGTCGGGATAGGTTTCCTGCAGTCGAGCGGAGACTCCAGGTCGATTTATCTGCTCGCCAGAGGCGGCGAATTCGACTCGCTTATCAAGGACACGTTCGACATCACCGTGTCCGTACTCAAGGAAGAGTGCCTTGCACGCCTGGCCTATATCCATCCATCCCTGGATCGGCATGCAATGATGGGCGAATGGCCGGGAATCGCCGGGCATTCGAAGACGACCGGAGCACGGCGTCAACCAGACATCTCAAGCGAGGGTATCGAATGA
- a CDS encoding MaoC family dehydratase produces the protein MAGLYFEDFKAGMVVQHAIRRTVTETDNVLFSALTYNCAPLHIDAEYSADTIYGQRLVNSMFLLALVAGVTVYETTLGNTLGNLGFGEIVFPKPTFHGDTIRVETEILQTRLSRSRTDSGIVTFKHVARNQRDEIVCTAVRTGLMMLRPAA, from the coding sequence ATGGCTGGTCTGTATTTCGAAGATTTCAAGGCCGGGATGGTCGTGCAGCACGCCATCCGCCGTACCGTTACCGAGACGGACAACGTGCTGTTCTCCGCCCTGACCTACAACTGCGCGCCGCTGCATATCGACGCCGAGTACAGCGCCGACACCATATATGGCCAACGCCTGGTCAACAGCATGTTCCTGCTGGCGCTGGTGGCCGGCGTCACCGTCTATGAAACGACCCTGGGCAATACCCTGGGAAATCTGGGTTTCGGGGAGATCGTGTTTCCCAAGCCCACTTTCCATGGCGACACCATCCGTGTCGAGACGGAAATCCTGCAAACGCGGTTGTCCAGGAGCCGCACGGACTCCGGCATCGTGACTTTCAAGCATGTGGCCAGGAATCAGCGCGACGAGATCGTGTGCACCGCCGTGCGGACAGGCTTGATGATGCTCAGGCCAGCCGCCTGA
- the folD gene encoding bifunctional methylenetetrahydrofolate dehydrogenase/methenyltetrahydrofolate cyclohydrolase FolD, producing the protein MKAKVIDGSRASARIREQLKERVACLRARNIRPGLAVLLVGEDPASQVYVRNKVAACEQVGIHSVTERYPSAWTENQLLDRIASLHGDPAINGILVQLPLPPHMSAHRVIEAISPLKDVDGFHISNAGLLMTGKPQFQPCTPYGVMKLLESEGVSLRGAEAVIVGASNIVGKPMAMLLLAAGATVTICNSKTRDLAGQARRADVLIVAAGRAGIVDGSMIKPGAVVIDVGINRSPDGRLCGDVDYGSAAKVAGAITPVPGGVGPMTIAMLLANTVEAAERSAI; encoded by the coding sequence ATGAAGGCCAAGGTCATCGACGGTAGCCGCGCGTCGGCGCGTATCAGGGAGCAATTGAAGGAACGCGTGGCCTGCCTGCGCGCCAGAAACATAAGACCGGGCCTGGCGGTGCTCCTGGTCGGCGAAGATCCGGCTTCGCAGGTATATGTGCGTAATAAGGTGGCGGCCTGCGAGCAAGTGGGGATTCACTCCGTCACGGAGCGCTATCCCTCTGCCTGGACGGAGAATCAACTGCTCGACCGGATTGCCTCGCTTCATGGCGATCCTGCCATCAATGGCATTCTGGTGCAGTTGCCCTTGCCGCCGCATATGAGCGCGCACCGCGTCATCGAAGCAATATCGCCGCTCAAGGACGTCGACGGTTTCCATATCAGCAACGCAGGCCTGCTCATGACAGGGAAGCCGCAATTCCAGCCCTGCACCCCTTATGGGGTAATGAAACTTCTGGAATCCGAAGGGGTATCGCTGCGCGGCGCCGAAGCGGTAATTGTCGGCGCCAGCAATATCGTCGGAAAACCTATGGCGATGTTGCTGCTGGCGGCCGGGGCGACCGTGACGATATGCAATTCGAAGACACGCGATCTGGCCGGGCAGGCTCGCCGGGCCGACGTGCTGATTGTCGCCGCCGGCCGGGCCGGGATTGTCGATGGATCGATGATCAAGCCCGGCGCAGTTGTCATCGATGTCGGCATCAACCGTAGCCCAGACGGCCGCCTGTGCGGAGATGTCGACTATGGCTCGGCTGCCAAGGTCGCAGGCGCGATCACGCCGGTGCCGGGCGGAGTGGGACCGATGACCATTGCAATGCTGCTTGCCAATACCGTCGAGGCGGCGGAACGATCGGCTATCTGA
- a CDS encoding Ldh family oxidoreductase has protein sequence MTANPGKDTESRTIAFDDLKMLLASIFEKNGTSATVAHILADTVARADRDGARSHGLFRVPGYVDSLKSGYVDGHAEPVIDAVAGGFLRVDARNGFAQPALAAARALLMERASKNGIALAAIRNSHHFGALWLDVEPFAEAGFIAITTVNAVARMAPFGGNTPVYGTNPLAFAAPRKGHSPLVFDLATSAVAFGEIRLAAQHGESLPQGYGLDAQGQPTTSPEAIIAGGSLLPFGAHKGSALAMMVELLSAALTDGAFSSEIDQSSHPGAQTSRAGQTVILIDASKSAGGDFSDRTQLLCEMLNAAGQTRLPSDRRYANRAASERDGMHIDEKTYRTLSALM, from the coding sequence ATGACAGCGAATCCCGGCAAGGACACTGAAAGCAGGACCATCGCATTCGACGACTTGAAGATGCTGCTGGCCTCGATCTTCGAGAAAAACGGCACATCGGCTACAGTGGCGCACATTCTGGCCGACACGGTCGCCCGTGCCGACCGCGACGGCGCCCGTAGCCACGGCCTCTTTCGCGTTCCGGGATACGTCGACTCGCTCAAAAGCGGGTATGTCGACGGCCATGCGGAACCCGTCATCGACGCGGTGGCTGGCGGTTTTCTGCGCGTGGACGCCCGCAACGGCTTCGCGCAACCCGCGCTTGCCGCGGCCAGAGCCCTCTTGATGGAACGCGCGTCGAAGAACGGTATTGCGTTGGCGGCGATACGGAACTCGCATCACTTCGGCGCCTTGTGGCTGGATGTGGAGCCATTTGCCGAAGCGGGCTTCATCGCCATCACCACCGTGAATGCGGTTGCCAGGATGGCGCCGTTCGGGGGGAATACGCCCGTCTATGGCACCAATCCCCTTGCATTTGCCGCGCCTCGGAAGGGCCACTCCCCGCTCGTGTTCGATCTGGCCACCAGCGCTGTCGCGTTCGGAGAGATCCGCCTGGCCGCCCAGCACGGCGAGTCGCTGCCGCAGGGATATGGCCTGGACGCGCAAGGCCAACCCACCACGAGCCCCGAGGCGATCATCGCCGGCGGCAGCCTGCTGCCTTTTGGCGCGCACAAGGGATCGGCCCTGGCCATGATGGTCGAGCTACTGAGCGCTGCACTCACGGACGGCGCATTCTCGTCGGAAATAGACCAAAGCTCCCACCCCGGCGCTCAGACGTCCAGGGCAGGCCAAACGGTGATCCTGATAGACGCGAGCAAATCCGCCGGCGGCGATTTCTCCGATCGAACGCAGCTTCTTTGCGAAATGCTGAACGCGGCCGGCCAGACCCGGCTACCGTCGGACCGGCGCTATGCGAACCGCGCGGCGTCCGAGCGCGACGGCATGCACATCGATGAGAAAACCTATCGAACGCTATCGGCCTTGATGTAA